The Theobroma cacao cultivar B97-61/B2 chromosome 1, Criollo_cocoa_genome_V2, whole genome shotgun sequence genome contains the following window.
TTTGGGGatctgtcttttttttttttttctttatattcgCGTTTTATACACAGTATATATTTGGCAGTGACGTGGCATGCACCAAATAGGGCGCAACAATGAACACCAAAACGATGCGTCTCCCGCCCCGTCGGGTTTCCATGCCCAACAACAAGCGAAAAGAGAGAGACGATTTTGACCTCAAACACTTAAACCCTCCAACCACAAAATTACTTAAGCCAGCTGCCCCATTAGCCGGCTCCGACAAAGCCGCCCACCCGGTTCACTCCAACCAGCTCCTGGCTGGTTACTTGGCCCACGAGTTCCTCACTCGTGGGACGCTGTTCGGCCAACCGCAACTAACGGCCGCTGAATCCAGGAAGGGAATCAGAGAAGAAGCCGAGCCAAGCGAGAGATCTAGAGCAGGCGACGCCGAGCCGAAGCCGAAGGAGGAGAAGCATCAAAGGTACGTGGAGGTGGCGAGTCTGCTGAAGACAGATGGGGCCAACATACCGGGCATCGTCAACCCGAGCCAGCTAGCTCGCTTCCTACAGATGTGAGGTTGTTTTCTCACACGTGGAGACACCTCATTGGCCAGTGTTTTTCTTTAACTAGAAAAACAACAAcgagaagaaaaggaaaacgaAACAGAAAAAGGatgctttgttttttttttagagagcatattttatttttcttctccgGCTTTCCAGTGGAGAAGTTCTCTGTGGAGTACGTAGCCTTAGCTCAATagctattattttttctttttgtttgttgtttGTTGAATGTATGCATGGGagatgcatgcatgcatgcatgtacATTTGATTAGCGTATGATCTGAATAATATTATAAGTATAAGAGTTCcaaatttattgtttttctttccatttgcTTGTGATAATGTTAACGTTTAAATGTCGATTTGCATGCAAATATTTCTGTAGAGGAAGAAACGAGCACAACTTCAGTGGATAGAATGTTCCTTTGAGGGAACAAGTGGGTGTTAAAGGTTGATTTGAATCTGTGAATGAAGTCACGTATCCCTTGTTTGATGAGAATAATTGGAAACCAGCTCCATGAACCTTCTGTATGTATGCTTTAAATCTTACGATGCACCCATAATGAAAGGATATCGGAATCGGAGTCAACATTGATTTCGGGTCAGTTCCAACATACAAACGATAGGATTAGGCTCCGGTTCTAAAAATTCTGGAATGAAGGCTAACAGTTTTCTGTAGCGGTTGATATTGGAAATGACTTTTGCAATGGTAAGATGAGCAAATATTAATTCATTGCTGATTATAAAAGTTTCATTTCTTTGACAAATTTGGAAGTCAaccatatttatttttccatgaaTTTACATCTTCCGTGTTTAGAGAATACAGTTTTCAACAAGTTGATGATATAAGCATACGAAACAGAAACCCATTGATAAACCTTTgacatttgaatttgaatttaaatgcCTTTTTGGCTGCTTTGTTGTACTGTCTTTAACAGTCAAACCCCACACTCCActggaaaattgaaaatacTCGGGTAAAAATAACTgcctcacttttttttttttttttactctgtGCATAGTACTTTAATTCAAAACAAATTCTAATTTTTGGATATAAAGGTactttgattcaaaataaatcctaatttttgtcatttatatcagtaaatgttttattttttattttaccaaATATTGTAATGTAATTTTAAGATTCAGTTACAGAGAATGTAACCTACTTTTCAATAAAAtctggaatttttttttaagcaagGCAAAATAGGCACCGGCTTGGAGTTATGTGGTCGTGGTACCCGTTCTCAGTCAAAAGTTCCTAAATAATTGAAGagaattattaattattaatgctatttttattttaaattgtccTCTCTCTTCCTTCCGCTTAcctaaccctaaccctaaccctaacccAATAacactgaaaaaaaaaagaaaaaacaaatcgTTGTTTTCCCTCTCTCTCATTCGTCATTTCCTTTCCACGCcgtttctttcttcctttctgtGATCTGTCCCGTTCTCTCGTTTGCTCTCCAGCCGTTTCCACGGTGGCCATACCATCGTCGGCCCCGTAATCTCGATGTGACCGAAACTACGACGTACTTTCTCTCAGTTTAATGTTTTAGAGATTTTAGCTAGGTCCGGCGTCGGATCCGAAAAttggttaaaaaattttcagctAATTAGGGGGATTTGCGTAGTTGCTGGTTTGGAAATTTAATTGGGAATTTTGATGGCTAAAGTTGGTAGTTTAAGTGATTTTGATTTCTTGCCAAAGATTTAATTGAGGAGTCAATCACAATTCAAAGATTACTCCTCCTTTACGTGGAGCGTCCTCTGCCAAAAAAGCTAAGAATGGTACTTGGTTCTTTACAAAAtgcaagaaatttttttttcagaaatTCTACAAGGAAAATGGCTAAAGGCTGTGCTTTGGcgaaataaaagttaaaaaagagcgcatttataaataattaaaaataaatttactcTTAAGGGCTCTaggaatttaaaataaattttatatattatttgtaagtttaaa
Protein-coding sequences here:
- the LOC18613095 gene encoding uncharacterized protein LOC18613095; this encodes MNTKTMRLPPRRVSMPNNKRKERDDFDLKHLNPPTTKLLKPAAPLAGSDKAAHPVHSNQLLAGYLAHEFLTRGTLFGQPQLTAAESRKGIREEAEPSERSRAGDAEPKPKEEKHQRYVEVASLLKTDGANIPGIVNPSQLARFLQM